Genomic DNA from Carassius gibelio isolate Cgi1373 ecotype wild population from Czech Republic chromosome B14, carGib1.2-hapl.c, whole genome shotgun sequence:
CtaactatctatctgtctatctgtctatctgtctgcatGTCtgagtgtctctctgtctgtctgtgtgtctatctatctatctatctatctatctatctatctatctatctatctatctgtctgcctgtctatctaaTGTGTTGGAGATGGGAACAGAATagaattatttttgtatatagcTATATATTTTGATGTGGCCCCACCTTGAACtgtttggttcaggtgtgtcccTGTAGGCTACTGTGTCAGTGTGAGGCGTGACACTTCAGTATGAGTAATCCCACGCACCTTCCATTCAATACATACACAGCAAGGAGACAAATGTGACAACTTATTGCAGTCTGACTGAAAACAATGtggaaaaatatattgaataAGGTGAGTCACATAAAATGGAAATATCTGTTTACTTGAAAAAGCATTATGAGAATATAAATTGAAACCTTTACTTAATGCCTCATATTGTAGGTGTTCATCTTCCTGATAGTGTGGAACCTGTTTATGCCCACTGACACAAAGAACAGAAGTAGAGAAGGAAAGTCTCGGAGACGGAAACTGGAGTCTCATGCTCGCCGGAATGCCTCTTCTATCAAAATCTCCCCAGATCCGATGATGACAGGTCCAGAATCAGGAGTGATGCCTGGTGCTGTTGAAATTGACTTTGACAAGAGTATCGAGGATATGGTGTCTCAGGTCCGAAACAATCCCAACTTATCCGTAAACAAATGTGTGGTGGATCGCAAACTTTGGATGTCAAACAGTCGCAGCCTTTCTCCCTGGTCCTacaggtgagtaaattatggagTTCATTGTTAGTTTCATCTTTGAAATTCAAACATTATGAACATTATCATTATTTAACCCCTATGTTCTTATCAAAGATTGAGAGACCTCAGAGAcctgtttaataaatattttaaaaacatgattcAAATTGAAGTATGAAGTTAATACATaagagtcttcagtgtcaggcaAGTTTCAGGATTAGTATAGAAGtttaaataacagcatttattttaaacaaatattatttgtaacattataaatgataaTCTTATGCATCcctgataaataaaatgtaatgctttCAAATACTGCCCCAGCTTTGCTGTCGCAGGGACCATTTACaatttgatataaatatatatatatatatatatatatatatatatatatatatatatatatatatatatatatatatatatatatatatatatatatatgtattagttattaaaaacattttttcacaatAGTAGTTttttctttgatcaaataaatgcaactttggtgAGCAAATAGGAAAAACAAATTTTACCAGTAGAAGTGTATAGGCCTGTCTTTTACCTTATTTATGCCATTTATTGAATGTCTTTGGGCAGAATCAATCACGATGAGTCCCGTAAACCAGTGGACATCCCGGAGGCTGTGTGCTCCTGTGAGGGCTGCATCAATCCATTCACCATGCAGGAGGATCGCACCATGACCAGCGCCCTCATCCACGCCAAGATCCCCGTGCGCAGACTGCTGTGCCATCGGCCAACCAGGAAACCGACGAAGCAGAAGAATTGCGTTCCCCGTTACAGATCGGTGGTGGAGAGCATCGCCGTGGGATGCACGTGCATCGTGGGCTAGCTGAATGGAACGGACATATTTCAGCCTGTTTTACTGCAAATAAAACCGGATCCAAATTGTGAATATTATGATTTACTGTCGGGTGAGATGGCTGTGCAGGCGCCTTTTCTATTTTGAAAAGGTGATTTTATTTAAGTATTAATAACTTACATTGTG
This window encodes:
- the LOC127971936 gene encoding interleukin-17B-like codes for the protein MPTDTKNRSREGKSRRRKLESHARRNASSIKISPDPMMTGPESGVMPGAVEIDFDKSIEDMVSQVRNNPNLSVNKCVVDRKLWMSNSRSLSPWSYRINHDESRKPVDIPEAVCSCEGCINPFTMQEDRTMTSALIHAKIPVRRLLCHRPTRKPTKQKNCVPRYRSVVESIAVGCTCIVG